The genomic stretch GCGACAGCAGGTCGCGGCCGAGGTTGTCGACGCCCAGCGGGAAGCCCTCGCGGCTGCCGGGGATCACGCCGGGCCGGATGTCGGACAGCAGGTACTGCACCAGCGGGTCCCTGGGCGCCAGCAGCGGCGCGAACGCGGCGACGACCAGGAACACCAGGACGATGACCGCGCCGATGATCGCCACCGGGTCGCGGCGCAGCCGCCGGAACGCGCTCCTGGTGAGGGAGACCCCGCCCTCCCCCTCGGGGACCTGACCCGCTCGGGCAGCGAGTTCGTCGATCCGCCGTCGCTTGGTGTCGCCCAGCGCGGTCATCGGCGCTGCCCCCCGTCCGCTTCCGCGAGCGTCATCGGACGCGCACCCTCGGGTCGAGCAGGCCGTACGAGATGTCGACCAGCAGGTTCACCAGCACGTAGATGACGGCCAGCATGAGGATGAAGCCCTGGAGGATGGCGAAGTCCCGGTAGGTGATCGCGTCGCGCAGCGCCAGCCCGACGCCACCGAAGGCGAACACCGTCTCGGTCAGCACCGCGCCGGAGAGCAGGAGGCCGGTGTACAGCCCGATCGTCGTGATGACCGGCAGCAGCGCGTTCCTGAGGATGTGGCGCCGCCGGACCGTCGACGTCGCCAGGCCCTTGGCGTTCGCCGTCCGCACGTAGTCCTCGTTGACCACGTCGAGAACCGCCGCGCGAGTGATCCGGACGATGATCGCCAGCGGGATGGTGCCCAGCGCGATGGCCGGGAGGATCAGGTGCAGGACGGCGTCCCAGGCGGCGTCCCACTCCCGCGTGAGCAGCCCGTCGAGCACGTAGAAGTTGGTGACGCGCGTGGCGTCGATGCGCACGTCCTGCCGGCCGGAGCCCGGCAGCCAGCCCAGCTCGACGGCGAACAGGACCCGGAGGAGGTAGGCGAGGAAGAACACCGGGATGGCCACGCCGACCAGCGACCCCACGACGGAGGCGGAGTCCAGGAAGCTGCCGTAGCGCCGGGCGGCGAAGTAGCCCAGGGGGATGCCGATGCCGATCGCGAAGATCATCGCCATCACGGTCAGCTCGATGGTGCCGGGGAAGCGCTCCAGGAAGACGTCGGTGACCGACCGTCCGTACTGCGTCGAGTTGCCGAAG from Blastococcus sp. PRF04-17 encodes the following:
- a CDS encoding ABC transporter permease, with product MLRFIVQRLLQLIPILLGLSVLLFAWLRALPGGPAQAALGERATPEAIAQYNELFGLDEPLYVQYLRFLGRAVRLDFGNSTQYGRSVTDVFLERFPGTIELTVMAMIFAIGIGIPLGYFAARRYGSFLDSASVVGSLVGVAIPVFFLAYLLRVLFAVELGWLPGSGRQDVRIDATRVTNFYVLDGLLTREWDAAWDAVLHLILPAIALGTIPLAIIVRITRAAVLDVVNEDYVRTANAKGLATSTVRRRHILRNALLPVITTIGLYTGLLLSGAVLTETVFAFGGVGLALRDAITYRDFAILQGFILMLAVIYVLVNLLVDISYGLLDPRVRVR